In the genome of Endozoicomonas sp. NE40, the window TAAAACGAATCCGGTAAGGCAACCGCACGAACAAACCACATAGTACCCTGCTGGAGATTGGTTTTAGCCAGAGCAAGGCATCGTCTTGATTCCTGTATTTGTTCTTCAGTTAGCCCGTCAGTCGGAGCGAAACGCTGCTGACTCTCACGTAAAGCACCTACCTGGTTAAGCAACTCTTGTGTTTCTTCAGCGTGGGCCTTGATCTTATTCATCAGGTCAATTTCTTTTTGACTAAGGTCACGGTAGCCTTTGATTTTCGTGTGTTGGTCTTTCATTGTGTAAGCCCTTGTATGGCAGTCGTTTAAGGAGTGTTTTTGAGGCAAAAAAAACCGCCGTGTATGTGGGGGAAGGAGGAATCCACACGGCGGGGGAATAAAGTTAAAAACTCAGCAAACCAACTACGTCGCCCGGAACAAACGCTTTATGCTGAGGGAAGGGTATATAAAGGAGTCATGCCCCGAACGACGCACGACCATTAGGCAACAGTTTTTTCAGTCCGAACAGGAAAAAAACTTTTTAGGCTCTTGCTGGAGCAACTT includes:
- a CDS encoding DUF7681 family protein; translation: MKDQHTKIKGYRDLSQKEIDLMNKIKAHAEETQELLNQVGALRESQQRFAPTDGLTEEQIQESRRCLALAKTNLQQGTMWFVRAVALPDSF